The genomic stretch ATACCAAGGTCGTTTTGCAGCATGATTTGTcaatttttgaagattttctatattttcaatataatatattgtagaatCATGTCGGTATGGACGATCCACTGGTGGACTCCGAAGGATATCCCAGGCATGATGTTGATGTTTACCAAGTGAGACACGCAaggcacaaaataatatgtgcgtaaatatatttgttttggagtaatgtgtatgtatatatttgtatcatgTTGCATTGTGACAGGTCTCAGAAATGATCATAAAgcattgatgaaaaaaatagaggaaGGGTTGCACAAAATTCATGCTTTAGCAGGGGGAAATGAAACACAAGAGTCTGTATCCAATGTATCTGATATTCAGGAGTCAGAAACACTGGAGCCTTTCCTAAGAGTGAATTTAGTTTCACCTGGTTCACCAGCAGAAATTGCAGtatgttattgtatattttatattcttgcaCATGTATATCTAACTCATGATCTTGTATTTTCaactgaatttattattacaacttaatatatttatttgctgctaaaatttgtacattattcaatatattaaaagtgaaaaacaatattgattTTCAGGGACTTCAAGTTGAAGATTTGATATTGGAATTTGGATCCATTCATTGCCGAAACTTCAAATCTTTGACAGACATTGGAAAGTTAGTGGAAAATAGCAGATACAAGATTATCAACCTAAAAATTAAACGTGGATCCAATATCATAATTCTATCATTAACTCCACGCCCCTGGGTCGGTAAAGGTCTCTTAGGTTGCAATGTGATACCTCTAGAAATAGTTGAGAGATAAAGTTATAACTAAGGTAACGTAAGCTATATGTAAAGCCAcacaaactatatttttatgtgtgtatcttatttaataaatgcaacTTTGTAAGTTATTACTCTCCTaacatttatgttattatatattatgtcccatatattattcttctgGGATTAAATAGATTCTAAATACTTTGTATAGTTATAGTTCAATAAgtgaaattcaaataaaactaTAGTTGATAATgtggaataattaaaattggaataattatcttatacacaatatataatttcaagtatttttataataatttttgtcttgTTATACACTTGCAccttttatgtatgtatgtgtgtgtttcttTGGTAATGGAAGAAAGATaatgtgcaaaaaatattaaataaattaagacaATAAGTTTAGTATCTTATCAGCATATCATAAAATTCATCAAGTAATATCATCATCAGATATCAATAGTGGTTCACGATACGCAACTAGCATGTTTtgtcaaacaaaattttgtcaagTTCTAGCAAGtgtcttatatgtatatcgcgaaAGAAATGACATTAGAAACAATGACACATCGATTCAATTGAATTCTATATAAGGACATATATaaagaacatttaaaaaagctatgaaataatttatgctaatatatatttgaagtgAGACACTACAGCATCTCTTTTGATACAAAACGATTACATTGTGATGAAATCGGAATTACTTCTCGCGTTCAGCAAATCATAAACATTCGCAGAATCATGAATCATAAATACTCTTAATAATCACGATGTAGGATGGACAGCACAATGACAGAAATGATAAGCTATTTTCTGTTCAACATCGACTGTAAATTGTAATCATCATATATCAATACACGACCGCATGTTTTATGATGGACTCgacttttatgaaataataatgcaggCAATTGCATCATTTCGACAATTAAGGTGTTTATCGAAATTTCATAGTATGATGATTTGATTGTATCGATTGCGCATCAGATAAAATGAAGGATGACGCGTGATTACATGAAACGTGGAAACATGTGCAATGATTGTAGGACGAATCTCATTGGCGATTCGGCGAAACCCGGCCAACGAGACCTACGTACTACGTATGCGTCATGGTGACGTCATCGCCCACGTGACTTCGATATAATCATGTTTAAATGCAATAGAGGAGGCATCTACATATTAATGCAACAGgaattttttgagattttaaaataagataaaaaattatgtatacaattatacaaatgcattttattgtttcaacTTTATATAGAACTTCATATTactcttgattttttatttcttcacgCAAgagatgcaatattatttttattgcaataagaTGTATACGTTACTGAAACTAACACTATTGCGCATGCGCGAATTTGTCCCACGATCTGCGATCTTACCATACTGTTACCGGCCCTTCGCTTTTCCAAGTTGCAACGTGGTAATTGTTCCATAAGCGACGAAGATCCACtaagaaattttctaagaaGAAGTGTGTGCACTCTGGAGCACACGTCTTCAGGGAAAACATGACAACGGAAAATGCGGAGATTCAAGGTCACACATTAAACGGCGTTACTGAGGATGAGGATGTTGTGACACCATGGATAGTTACTAGTACCAATGATTCTGGGATTGATTATGACAAGTTAATTAGTAAGTTTCACTTCTGTgcgatgtattttataatattaaacaattattcttaaaagatatatgcaaaaatgtgaaaatgtcaaaaacaaatatttgaaattttccataattttctGTTGTGTAGGTTATATTCTTGAAGTGTTTTTGATGAAGATTATATGCTTGGAAttgtttatacat from Cataglyphis hispanica isolate Lineage 1 chromosome 3, ULB_Chis1_1.0, whole genome shotgun sequence encodes the following:
- the LOC126848467 gene encoding 26S proteasome non-ATPase regulatory subunit 9; this translates as MQRMTKRGSRYRTMRRPEKHNYVLVGVFSTYICYSVKTKMVVDMELQEAKDAVLQLMKDKENIESNLRALKEILDSNHVGMDDPLVDSEGYPRHDVDVYQVRHARHKIICLRNDHKALMKKIEEGLHKIHALAGGNETQESVSNVSDIQESETLEPFLRVNLVSPGSPAEIAGLQVEDLILEFGSIHCRNFKSLTDIGKLVENSRYKIINLKIKRGSNIIILSLTPRPWVGKGLLGCNVIPLEIVER